A genomic segment from Chitinophaga niabensis encodes:
- a CDS encoding TlpA disulfide reductase family protein, with translation MIRSLLSIVLLSGTLSANAQNFAITGTVKGVSSGKVYLQRFTNKMFFTIDSSNITDGKFHFAKKPKLPELYGITLNPSASPLFIFLEDKKIEVELDSAVYYSKSVVKGSDAQDLFTTYRNSRNVKVDEFIKANPSSIVAAYVLYRDYSYRLTPDEIDNNVKLLSPSLQKTQYVNVLRELSPTLRKVGIGEVAPEFTLADTDGKPVKFSGHSGKYLLLDFWAGWCGPCRRENPNLVRVYEKYKGKGFDIFAVSLDKQKEQWVKAIADDKLTWTHVSDLKFWDSAPARLYGVRAIPSNVLIGPDGKILARNLRGKELEEKLATLLQ, from the coding sequence ATGATACGTTCTCTTTTAAGCATCGTATTGCTCTCCGGCACTTTATCTGCCAACGCGCAGAACTTTGCCATCACGGGTACCGTAAAAGGTGTGAGTTCAGGAAAGGTTTATCTGCAGCGCTTTACGAATAAAATGTTCTTTACCATAGATTCCAGTAATATCACGGATGGTAAGTTCCATTTTGCAAAGAAGCCCAAACTGCCTGAACTGTACGGCATCACGCTGAATCCTTCAGCCAGCCCCTTATTTATCTTTTTAGAAGATAAAAAGATAGAGGTAGAACTGGATTCAGCGGTCTACTACAGCAAGTCTGTGGTAAAGGGCTCTGATGCGCAGGACCTGTTCACCACATACAGGAACAGCCGGAATGTAAAAGTGGATGAATTCATTAAAGCGAATCCATCTTCCATTGTAGCCGCTTATGTACTGTACCGAGATTACTCTTACCGTTTAACACCGGATGAGATTGATAATAATGTAAAACTGTTAAGCCCTTCATTGCAAAAGACACAATATGTGAACGTGCTGAGGGAACTTTCCCCCACTTTGCGTAAAGTAGGCATCGGTGAAGTAGCACCAGAATTTACATTGGCAGATACAGATGGCAAACCGGTGAAGTTTTCCGGCCATTCAGGTAAATACCTGCTGCTGGATTTCTGGGCAGGATGGTGCGGCCCTTGCAGAAGGGAGAATCCCAACCTGGTAAGAGTATACGAAAAGTACAAAGGAAAAGGCTTTGATATTTTTGCAGTGTCGCTGGACAAGCAGAAGGAACAATGGGTAAAAGCGATAGCAGATGATAAGCTCACCTGGACGCATGTTTCAGATCTCAAATTCTGGGACAGTGCGCCCGCCAGGTTATACGGTGTAAGGGCTATTCCTTCCAACGTATTGATCGGCCCGGATGGGAAGATCCTGGCGCGGAACCTGAGAGGGAAGGAATTAGAAGAAAAACTGGCAACGCTGTTACAATAG
- a CDS encoding agmatine deiminase family protein yields MTQPTPKQLGYYFPAEFHPHIATWLSWPHKEASWPGKIHTIFPYYSRFVKYLADSEKVRINVLDEAMKAFATGHLQAEGVNLANVEFFLHPTNDAWCRDHGPAFLINPAAAEKKVVVDWNYNAWGGKYPPFEQDDVIPTLIANHYKLPVFHPGIIMEGGSVEFNGKGTILTSTCCLLNENRNPHLNRDQVEEYLHQYYGADQVLWVEDGIVGDDTDGHIDDTIRFVNEDTVLTVVETDKQDDNYELLQQNLRQLKQMRLLNDKQLNIIELPMPDAVIYDEQRLPASYANFYISNKYVIVPTFQCKKDDEALQIISGCFKDREVIGIDSTEIIWGLGSFHCLSQQEPAV; encoded by the coding sequence ATGACGCAACCTACTCCCAAGCAACTTGGCTATTATTTCCCCGCAGAATTTCATCCACATATTGCCACATGGTTAAGCTGGCCGCATAAAGAAGCCAGCTGGCCGGGAAAGATCCATACCATCTTCCCTTACTACAGCCGTTTTGTAAAATACCTGGCGGATAGTGAGAAAGTACGGATCAATGTACTGGATGAAGCGATGAAAGCATTTGCCACCGGGCATTTGCAGGCGGAAGGCGTGAACCTCGCCAATGTGGAATTCTTTCTGCACCCTACCAACGACGCCTGGTGCCGGGACCATGGCCCTGCATTCCTGATCAATCCCGCTGCGGCTGAAAAGAAGGTAGTGGTAGACTGGAATTACAACGCCTGGGGCGGTAAATACCCTCCTTTTGAGCAGGACGATGTGATCCCTACCCTCATTGCCAATCATTATAAACTGCCGGTATTTCACCCCGGAATTATTATGGAAGGCGGTTCCGTGGAGTTCAACGGAAAAGGTACCATTCTCACCTCTACCTGCTGCCTCCTGAATGAGAACCGTAACCCGCATCTGAACCGGGACCAGGTGGAAGAATACCTGCACCAGTATTACGGAGCAGACCAGGTATTATGGGTAGAAGACGGTATTGTAGGAGATGATACAGACGGCCATATAGACGATACCATCCGTTTTGTGAATGAAGATACCGTACTCACGGTGGTGGAAACGGATAAGCAGGACGACAATTACGAACTGCTGCAACAGAACCTGCGCCAGCTGAAGCAAATGCGCCTTCTCAATGACAAACAGCTGAATATCATTGAGCTGCCCATGCCAGATGCGGTTATTTACGATGAGCAGCGTTTACCCGCTTCTTATGCAAATTTCTATATCAGCAATAAATATGTGATTGTGCCCACCTTCCAGTGCAAAAAGGACGATGAAGCACTGCAGATCATTTCCGGTTGTTTTAAAGACAGGGAGGTGATCGGCATCGACTCTACGGAGATCATCTGGGGATTGGGGAGTTTTCATTGCCTGAGCCAGCAGGAACCGGCTGTTTAA
- a CDS encoding carbon-nitrogen hydrolase, translating to MAKVKTGIVQMSCSADKAQNLAKAIEKVREAAAKGAQIICLQELFTSLYFCDVEDYENFKLAEPVPGPSTEALGKVAAELGVVIIASLFEKRAEGLYHNTTAVLDADGKYLGKYRKMHIPDDPAYYEKFYFTPGDLGYKVFQTKFAKIGVLICWDQWYPEAARITALMGAEILFYPTAIGWATSQDEATNVEQYNAWQTIQRSHAVANGIHVVSVNRVGLEQDGLMKFWGGSFIANPFGSLLHLSPHDQEETVVLELDLSKTDRYRTHWPFLRDRRIDSYQPITKRYIDDEA from the coding sequence ATGGCAAAAGTAAAAACAGGAATCGTACAGATGAGCTGTTCTGCAGACAAAGCGCAGAACCTGGCAAAAGCCATCGAAAAAGTAAGAGAGGCCGCCGCCAAAGGCGCACAGATCATTTGCCTGCAGGAGTTGTTCACTTCTCTTTACTTCTGCGATGTAGAAGATTACGAGAACTTCAAACTGGCAGAACCTGTTCCAGGCCCTTCCACAGAGGCCCTGGGTAAGGTAGCTGCTGAACTGGGGGTAGTGATCATTGCTTCCCTGTTCGAAAAGAGAGCAGAAGGCTTATATCATAATACTACTGCCGTGCTGGATGCGGATGGAAAGTATCTCGGCAAATACCGCAAGATGCACATCCCGGACGATCCGGCCTATTACGAAAAATTCTATTTCACACCGGGCGACCTGGGTTACAAGGTATTCCAGACGAAGTTCGCGAAGATAGGTGTACTGATCTGCTGGGACCAATGGTACCCTGAAGCAGCCCGTATCACGGCCCTGATGGGTGCAGAGATCCTCTTCTACCCTACCGCCATCGGTTGGGCTACCAGCCAGGATGAAGCCACCAATGTGGAACAATACAATGCCTGGCAGACCATCCAGCGGAGCCATGCTGTAGCCAACGGCATTCACGTAGTGAGCGTGAACCGCGTAGGTCTGGAACAGGATGGACTGATGAAGTTCTGGGGGGGCTCTTTCATTGCCAATCCTTTTGGCTCCCTGCTGCACCTCAGCCCGCACGACCAGGAAGAAACCGTGGTGCTGGAACTGGACCTTTCCAAAACAGACAGGTACCGCACGCACTGGCCATTCCTGCGCGACAGAAGGATCGATTCCTACCAACCTATTACCAAAAGATATATTGACGACGAAGCATGA